The genomic segment GCTGATGAGAATGCGTCGGGACATGGTGGCTCCAGAAGGAAGGTGCGGCGGGCGTCGCGCGCTTGTGCAGCGCCGGCGAGTATTCCGCGCGGCAACGGCATGTGGGCGTGACGAGGTGGGACCCATGGAGCGTCTTTGATGCACCGCGCTCGAACCTGATCCGGTTTCTGGAAACGTGCGTGCCGCGTGCGGTCCCATGCGGTCCCACGCGATCTCCGGGCTAGACTCCCGTCATGACGACGCCAGACCATACCAAGCTTGACCGCATCGTTGCCGAGGCCCGGCGCAGTGCCGAGCAGCGCAACAACGGCTATCGCGAGCGTGCGCTGAAGATGTATCCGTGGATCTGCGGCCGCTGCGCGCGCGAGTTCACGCGCGTCAATCTTCGCGAACTGACGGTGCATCACCGCAACCACAACCACGACGACAACCCGGCCGATGGCAGCAACTGGGAGTTGCTGTGCGTGTACTGCCACGACAACGAGCATTCCCGCCAGCTCGATCACACCGGTGTCAGCGCACGCAATGCAGAGGACGCGACTGCCGCGGCCATGTCCAATCCGTTCGCGGATCTGAAGGCGCGGCTCGAAAAGACCCGGTCCTGACCCGTATCGCGCGGTCTGGACATATCGCGGGCCGGCGCTTGGCGAGGGTCACGTCCGCCATCTCCCTTCTTGACTCGAAACGGCGAACCCGCGCCGTCATGTGTCCGGCCAGCGCTGGCGTCTTCTAAGCCTCTATCGCGCAGGGATGGCGGCTCGACATTTGCTGCCGGCGCGGTGTTTGGTGACAAGGCCGGACAACGCTAGTGTGGCCGCTCGTCAGTCGGCGGCCAGAGAGGCCGGAAGGATGGAGGCATGCGTTGCGTGATGTGCGTTCTGCTGGTGTTCGCTGCGCTGTTCCCGTCGAGCGTGTGGTCGGTGTCCTGCGTTACGCGAACGGAGCCGGAGACGCGCAGCGGCGAGACGCGGCCTTCGAGCCTCACGCCTGCGGCAGTGCCTTCGATGGCGTATTGGCGGGAGATTCCGTTGTGGCCGGAGGATTCGCCGGTGCTGCAGGCGGGCATCGAAGCACTCGCGCATGAGGACTGGGCACTCACCCATCCGAGCATTCTGGTTTACCGGCCGGTGGCGCGCGCGCCGAGCGCCGCGGTTCTGGTCTTTCCGGGCGGTGGTTACAAGGCGCTGGGCATCGGTCCGAACAGCAACTTGGGGCTGTACGGCTCCGACGTCTGCAAGTGGCTGACCGATGCCGGCATCACCTGCGTACTCGTGAAGTACCGCGTGCCCAACACGGGCTGCAACTGGAACCCGGTGACGAAGCGGCACGAGTCGCCGGCCATTCCGATGGCGCTGCAGGATGCGCAGCGGGCGATGTCTCTGGTCCGCTACAACGCAGCAGAGTGGGGCATCGATCCGGATCGCATCGGTGTGATGGGCTTCTCCGCCGGCGGCAATCTCGCCGTGCTGTCGAGCACGAAGTTCGCGTCACGCACGTACGCGCCTGCCGACGCCGCGGACGCGGTGCCCCTGCGGCCTGATTTCGCGATTCCGGTGTATGCCGGACACATGACCATGGAGCACCACAACTTGCGCCCGAAGGATTCGGCAGCGGCGCGGGCACTCAACACCGACATCGTGGTGTCCGCGGCTGTGCCGCCGACCTTGCTGATCCACGCCAAGGACGATCCTGTCGATCCTGTCGAGTATTCGGAGGTCTACGACAACGCGTTGCGCGAGGCCGGTGCGAACGTGACGCTCATCCGCTACGAGACCGGCGGGCACGCGTTCGGCGTGCGCCGGAAAGGTACGGACAGCGACCGGTGGACGCAGGATGCGTTGCGCTGGCTGGGCGACATCGGGATGCGGTAAGCGGCAGTGCGCTGGTGCGATGCGATGCGTTCGTCACCGCGCCAGCTTCCGATGCGCTTCCCGCTGCGCGTCCTGCATCAAGCCGCCAGCGCGTCGATCGAAGACTGGGCATCTGCCAGTGCCGCCTCCTTGACGTCCGGCCCGAGCAGCGTGCCTTCGGCGATGACGAACTCGGGCGTGATGCCGATGAAGCCGAAGATCGTTCGCAGCCAGGTTTCGGCGTGCTCCTGATGCGCGGCGGGGGCGTTTTCGGAATAGCGGTTGCCACGCGCGATCGCGACGATGACGCGCGTGTCGCCAGCCAGTCCAACCGCACCGGTTTCGCCGTAACGGAATGTGCTGCCGGCCACCAGGATGCGATCGATCCAGGCCTTGAGCTGGCTCGGTACCGCGAAGTTGTACATCGGCGCACCGATCACCACGACATCGGCGGCCAGGAACTGCGCCAGCGCGGAATTCGGGTCGTCGGGCGAGGGCGGGGCGGCCAGGGTGAAATGGTCGAGCGGATCGGTGACCAGGTCGCGGTAGGTGATATCGAGCATGGGATCGGCGGCCTCGAGCCGCGACACGATGTCGGCGGTGAGTCGGCGGCTGACGGATGCGTCGCCGGTAATGGCGCTGTCGAGATGCAGTAGTTTCATTGTGTGCCTCGGTTACGATTTGTGCCCGGGGCGACGGTGCGCTACAAGAGGAGCCTCCACAAGACGGCACATGCCGGTAACCGGAGGCACATGGGTGTGACCGACCCGCCCGAACACACCATCGAAAGCTGCATGCATGTCAGCGATGTGCTGGCGCGTGTGGGCAGCAAGTGGAGCATCCTCGTCATCGCGAAGCTGGGGCAGGGGCCACAGCGCTTCAACGCGCTCAAGCGCGAGATCACCGGCATCTCGCAACGCATGTTGACCTTGACGGTGCGCGGGCTGGAGCGCGACGGTCTGATCCTGCGCACGGTGACCCCGACCATTCCGCCGAGGGTGGATTACGCGCTCACCGATCTGGGGCGGTCGCTGCTGGAACCGGTCCAGGCACTCGGGGACTGGGCGATCGCCAACCGCGCGGTGGTCGAAGCGGCGCGGCACACGTTCGATGCGCAGCACCCGGACAACGACACCCGCGACTGAGTGCGAGGCGCGCGCCGGCTATCCACGCGTAGGTCGAATCCGAGTCCCGGACAGGGGATTCCGCGATTGCACCCTCCGGTGAAATGATCCTCACAAATAGCCTCTGTAGCATCCGGTTCCGCAGCCGTTAATGACTTCAAGACGGTGTTGCGTGGCTTCGGGGAACGGGCCACGCGGAACCGCTCGGCGCGCTGCCGCCCGACCGGGTGTACACACAATCAGGGGAACACCGATGTCGAAGGTATTGGCTTTGCTGGCTGCCGCATGGCTGGCGTGCAGCGCTTTGCCCGTCTCTGCGACG from the Luteimonas fraxinea genome contains:
- a CDS encoding YajD family HNH nuclease — translated: MTTPDHTKLDRIVAEARRSAEQRNNGYRERALKMYPWICGRCAREFTRVNLRELTVHHRNHNHDDNPADGSNWELLCVYCHDNEHSRQLDHTGVSARNAEDATAAAMSNPFADLKARLEKTRS
- a CDS encoding alpha/beta hydrolase — its product is MAYWREIPLWPEDSPVLQAGIEALAHEDWALTHPSILVYRPVARAPSAAVLVFPGGGYKALGIGPNSNLGLYGSDVCKWLTDAGITCVLVKYRVPNTGCNWNPVTKRHESPAIPMALQDAQRAMSLVRYNAAEWGIDPDRIGVMGFSAGGNLAVLSSTKFASRTYAPADAADAVPLRPDFAIPVYAGHMTMEHHNLRPKDSAAARALNTDIVVSAAVPPTLLIHAKDDPVDPVEYSEVYDNALREAGANVTLIRYETGGHAFGVRRKGTDSDRWTQDALRWLGDIGMR
- a CDS encoding FMN-dependent NADH-azoreductase; its protein translation is MKLLHLDSAITGDASVSRRLTADIVSRLEAADPMLDITYRDLVTDPLDHFTLAAPPSPDDPNSALAQFLAADVVVIGAPMYNFAVPSQLKAWIDRILVAGSTFRYGETGAVGLAGDTRVIVAIARGNRYSENAPAAHQEHAETWLRTIFGFIGITPEFVIAEGTLLGPDVKEAALADAQSSIDALAA
- a CDS encoding winged helix-turn-helix transcriptional regulator, whose product is MGVTDPPEHTIESCMHVSDVLARVGSKWSILVIAKLGQGPQRFNALKREITGISQRMLTLTVRGLERDGLILRTVTPTIPPRVDYALTDLGRSLLEPVQALGDWAIANRAVVEAARHTFDAQHPDNDTRD